The Gemmatimonadaceae bacterium genome includes a window with the following:
- a CDS encoding EpsI family protein codes for MPNAFRGWAAYLPAMILAVGSVLLAGARRQEIVKLPHSLRDARFEFTGFAVESRTISENEQRVAGMSDYAFRIFRSPTDSTQMFSTYVGYYESQATGRTIHSPRNCLPGAGWQTVESGTRTLQVAGQPVTVNRYILANGPLQAMVYYWYQGRGRVAWNEYAVKWDLLRDAATRGRTEEALVRIMVPIPPSRQFNATEWQERLARADDLASRAAIGLVSSVEQLLPRWTPPVT; via the coding sequence ATGCCTAACGCGTTTCGCGGCTGGGCGGCGTACCTCCCGGCGATGATTCTCGCGGTTGGCTCGGTGCTGCTGGCGGGCGCCCGGCGTCAGGAAATCGTGAAGTTGCCGCATTCGCTGCGCGATGCGCGCTTCGAGTTCACGGGATTTGCAGTAGAGAGCAGGACCATCAGCGAGAACGAGCAACGGGTTGCCGGCATGTCGGACTATGCGTTTCGCATTTTCCGCTCGCCGACGGACTCCACGCAGATGTTCTCGACGTACGTCGGCTACTACGAATCGCAGGCCACCGGGCGCACGATCCACTCGCCCAGGAACTGCCTTCCGGGAGCCGGGTGGCAGACGGTGGAATCTGGAACGCGGACGTTGCAGGTGGCCGGGCAACCGGTGACGGTCAACCGGTATATCCTGGCAAACGGTCCGTTGCAGGCGATGGTGTACTACTGGTACCAGGGGCGCGGGCGCGTGGCCTGGAACGAGTATGCGGTCAAGTGGGATCTGTTGCGCGACGCGGCCACGCGCGGGCGCACGGAGGAAGCGCTGGTGCGGATCATGGTCCCGATCCCACCGTCGCGGCAGTTCAATGCAACGGAATGGCAGGAACGGCTGGCTCGTGCGGACGACCTCGCGTCCCGCGCGGCGATCGGACTGGTCTCCTCGGTGGAGCAGCTGCTCCCCCGGTGGACGCCGCCGGTCACATGA
- the xrt gene encoding exosortase: MNGSTSVGGTVSELPGRERLSIALATGATFLVLFAEPLVNTARTWWSDPESGHGLLLAPIAIWLAWQRGQAKDTRAQPVLGLAMVAMAVLFRYVAVLAAEAFVGRASMFLALAGLVVWGWGMRQLLHWWLPVALLALSVPLPEMVMGALALPLQFKASQLGAAMLATRGIPVHLDGNVIRLPGHDLFVTEACSGLRSLTALLSLGVLLGGVMLKRPALRLAILALSIPVAVLVNGVRVFMTGFLVAFVDPKLAEGFSHMTEGWLLFLVAFAILGGLTWGAMAIEGRRAGTVQHA; this comes from the coding sequence ATGAACGGATCGACGTCGGTAGGCGGCACGGTTTCGGAGCTGCCGGGAAGGGAGAGACTCTCGATCGCGCTGGCGACGGGGGCGACGTTCCTGGTGCTTTTCGCCGAGCCGCTGGTGAACACGGCGCGGACGTGGTGGAGCGATCCGGAGTCTGGACACGGGCTGCTGCTGGCGCCAATCGCGATCTGGCTCGCCTGGCAGCGCGGCCAGGCGAAGGACACGAGGGCGCAACCGGTGCTCGGCTTGGCGATGGTCGCCATGGCGGTGCTGTTCCGATACGTGGCGGTGCTGGCGGCGGAGGCGTTTGTGGGTCGGGCGTCGATGTTCCTGGCGCTGGCCGGCCTGGTGGTGTGGGGGTGGGGGATGAGGCAGCTCCTCCATTGGTGGCTCCCGGTGGCGCTGCTGGCGCTGTCGGTGCCGCTACCGGAGATGGTGATGGGGGCGCTCGCGCTCCCGCTGCAGTTCAAGGCGTCCCAGTTGGGGGCGGCGATGCTGGCCACGCGCGGCATCCCGGTCCACCTGGACGGCAACGTGATTCGGCTTCCCGGGCACGACCTGTTCGTGACGGAGGCATGCAGTGGTTTGCGTTCGCTCACGGCGCTCCTGAGCCTGGGAGTGTTGTTAGGCGGCGTGATGTTGAAGCGACCGGCGTTGCGCCTCGCGATTCTGGCGTTGTCGATACCGGTGGCGGTGCTGGTGAACGGCGTTCGCGTCTTCATGACGGGGTTCCTGGTCGCCTTCGTGGATCCGAAGCTGGCCGAGGGGTTCTCGCACATGACGGAGGGGTGGCTGCTCTTCCTGGTCGCTTTCGCGATTCTGGGGGGGCTGACGTGGGGGGCGATGGCCATCGAGGGGCGCCGGGCGGGGACGGTGCAGCATGCCTAA
- a CDS encoding DUF885 family protein, whose product MGGVAVAEVGVRDGRRGTGDGSARPGGARGVVHGVIGGAEVGGEQQRMDEREPTLNAFLEHYYAARPVNATFTGMHAHDHRLPDWSAAGVERITGEMRGLRAQVAQQLTAPLGDAIAKRDWVAIDLALADSFLEIQLAELEGRHFQRGNPSLVIGEALFAIISLMIRDFAPVDQRARMMRARLAQLPRFLASALAAVAGAPVPAPWAEKALRECDGGRALLGAGLDRWRASPGIPAELDDALRREGDAALGALEGFAAEVARLARDEEGARRCGEEMLALLVRRGHWCERSVDDLLAEVREAFGAERARLDEMARGVDARGVAGVQERLAAAHPAPDEYYASFQRVWASCHDMAAAHALVTWPEAPIRYVPFPEATREAAPQLYYLYYRSPAPLEWPALHDYVVPPIEGLAAEALERHLRAWNDSVIKLNHVVHHGALGHHVQNWHASRAPLQLGRIAAVDCASRIGMFLGGTMAEGWACYATDLMEECSFLTSEERVTEQQTRVRMLARALVDLEFHTGRRSFDDAVGLYAREVGMSAAAAHAEAVKNSMFPGTALMYWLGTSQIHALRARERGGGGGSLQAFHDRLLSFGSIPVALAGRLMGGE is encoded by the coding sequence GTGGGTGGCGTTGCCGTTGCCGAGGTAGGGGTGCGGGACGGGAGACGGGGGACGGGGGACGGGAGTGCGCGCCCCGGGGGCGCGCGCGGCGTCGTGCACGGGGTGATTGGGGGGGCGGAGGTGGGGGGGGAGCAGCAGCGAATGGACGAGCGAGAGCCGACGCTGAATGCGTTTCTCGAGCACTACTACGCGGCGCGGCCGGTGAATGCGACGTTCACGGGGATGCACGCGCACGATCATCGGCTCCCGGACTGGTCGGCGGCGGGGGTGGAACGAATCACGGGGGAGATGCGGGGGCTGCGCGCGCAGGTGGCGCAGCAGCTGACGGCGCCGCTCGGTGACGCCATCGCCAAACGCGACTGGGTCGCGATCGACCTCGCGCTGGCCGATTCGTTTCTCGAGATCCAGCTCGCGGAGCTCGAGGGGCGGCACTTCCAGCGCGGCAATCCGTCGTTGGTTATCGGGGAGGCGCTATTCGCGATCATCTCGCTGATGATCCGCGACTTTGCACCTGTCGACCAGCGCGCGCGAATGATGCGCGCCCGCCTGGCGCAACTGCCGCGCTTTCTCGCCTCGGCGCTGGCCGCGGTCGCCGGGGCGCCGGTGCCGGCGCCGTGGGCGGAGAAGGCGCTGCGGGAGTGCGATGGGGGGCGGGCGTTGTTGGGTGCCGGGCTCGATCGCTGGCGCGCGTCGCCGGGGATTCCCGCCGAGCTGGACGACGCGCTGCGGCGCGAGGGCGACGCGGCGTTAGGCGCGCTGGAGGGCTTCGCCGCCGAGGTGGCGCGCCTGGCGCGCGACGAGGAGGGGGCGCGGCGGTGCGGTGAGGAGATGCTGGCGTTGCTCGTGCGGCGCGGGCACTGGTGCGAGCGAAGCGTGGACGACCTGCTGGCCGAGGTGCGCGAGGCGTTCGGTGCCGAGCGTGCGCGCCTGGACGAAATGGCGCGGGGCGTGGATGCGCGCGGCGTCGCCGGCGTGCAGGAACGACTCGCGGCTGCGCACCCGGCGCCTGACGAGTACTACGCGTCGTTCCAGCGCGTGTGGGCGTCGTGCCACGACATGGCGGCAGCGCACGCGCTGGTCACGTGGCCCGAGGCGCCCATTCGCTACGTCCCGTTTCCCGAGGCCACGCGCGAGGCGGCGCCGCAGCTGTACTACCTCTACTATCGGTCGCCGGCGCCGCTGGAGTGGCCGGCGTTGCACGACTATGTCGTGCCGCCCATCGAGGGGCTCGCCGCCGAGGCGCTGGAGCGCCACCTCCGGGCGTGGAACGACAGCGTCATCAAGCTCAACCACGTGGTCCATCATGGCGCACTGGGGCACCACGTGCAGAACTGGCATGCGTCGCGCGCGCCGTTGCAGCTGGGTCGCATTGCCGCCGTCGACTGCGCGTCGCGCATCGGGATGTTCCTGGGCGGGACGATGGCGGAGGGGTGGGCATGCTACGCGACCGACCTGATGGAGGAGTGCAGCTTCCTGACGAGCGAGGAGCGCGTGACGGAGCAGCAGACGCGCGTGCGCATGCTGGCGCGCGCGCTGGTCGACCTGGAGTTCCACACCGGGCGCCGCTCGTTCGACGATGCGGTGGGGTTGTACGCGCGCGAGGTGGGGATGAGCGCTGCGGCGGCGCACGCCGAAGCGGTGAAGAACTCGATGTTCCCGGGGACGGCGCTCATGTACTGGTTGGGGACGTCGCAGATCCATGCGCTGCGCGCGCGGGAGCGGGGGGGAGGGGGAGGCTCGCTGCAGGCGTTCCACGATCGGTTATTGTCGTTCGGCTCGATACCGGTCGCGCTCGCCGGGCGGCTGATGGGCGGGGAGTAA
- a CDS encoding VanZ family protein: MDAPCAVEATSPAAEGPGPGRDTGARLGLALLAYMMGVTLIITLLPFHFDWPTRWRVMFTGGVIDVVANVLLFLPLGFLFQLARREGFRHSTFTVLWVAALLSMAIESAQLFEAERYTSVLDVATNAGGAWLGAIAFERLAPRARVDGALIGRLSLELPLMGLIYLLVPLLWLNSLASGSDPFRGWMVILLGVFGAVLLGGIQRFHFGPNRALSPWMTGLAAVVWFVAGAFPSIPMRPWMLALGVVLVALFALSNGLREYTPTPANRRFEVPLLESAAPAYATYLAALTVAPLLGGVDAWQVGLGFPGVAIEWTKVEILRFLEQVAAFTLLGYMVAEFRGRAVTAYGSALPRLARWGATAALLGEGVRGFHAGHGASVARGIVLLTAALYGGWLYYLQRAHVVRLLGQVPASPGTVTGEHDAAALAPRERRVDAA; encoded by the coding sequence ATGGACGCGCCGTGTGCGGTCGAAGCCACGTCACCCGCCGCAGAGGGGCCCGGACCCGGTCGCGACACCGGTGCGAGGCTCGGGCTCGCCCTTCTCGCATACATGATGGGGGTGACGCTGATCATCACCCTCCTCCCCTTTCATTTCGACTGGCCCACCCGCTGGCGCGTGATGTTCACCGGCGGGGTGATCGACGTGGTCGCCAACGTCCTGCTCTTCCTCCCCCTCGGCTTCCTCTTCCAGCTCGCGCGACGGGAGGGCTTCCGGCACTCGACGTTCACCGTGCTCTGGGTGGCGGCACTCCTGAGCATGGCGATCGAGTCGGCGCAGCTGTTCGAGGCCGAGCGCTACACCTCGGTTCTCGATGTGGCGACGAACGCGGGGGGCGCCTGGCTGGGCGCCATCGCCTTCGAACGGCTGGCGCCGCGCGCCCGTGTGGACGGCGCGCTGATCGGGCGACTTTCGCTCGAACTCCCGCTCATGGGGCTCATCTACCTCCTCGTCCCGCTGCTCTGGCTCAACTCGCTGGCGTCGGGGAGCGATCCGTTCCGGGGGTGGATGGTCATCCTGCTCGGCGTATTCGGTGCCGTGCTGCTGGGCGGAATCCAGCGCTTTCACTTCGGCCCGAACCGCGCGCTGAGCCCGTGGATGACCGGGTTGGCTGCCGTCGTCTGGTTCGTGGCAGGGGCCTTCCCGTCCATCCCCATGCGACCGTGGATGCTGGCGCTGGGCGTGGTCCTGGTCGCGCTCTTCGCGCTCTCGAACGGGCTGCGTGAGTACACGCCGACGCCGGCCAATCGCCGGTTCGAGGTTCCGCTCCTCGAGTCGGCGGCCCCCGCATACGCCACCTATCTGGCGGCGCTGACCGTTGCCCCGCTGCTCGGGGGCGTGGACGCGTGGCAGGTCGGACTCGGCTTTCCCGGTGTCGCCATCGAGTGGACCAAGGTCGAGATCCTGCGCTTCCTGGAACAGGTCGCGGCGTTCACGCTGCTGGGTTACATGGTGGCCGAGTTTCGCGGGCGCGCGGTGACCGCGTACGGCTCGGCGTTGCCACGTCTGGCGCGCTGGGGAGCGACAGCGGCGCTGCTGGGCGAGGGGGTGCGCGGCTTTCATGCCGGCCACGGCGCGTCGGTCGCGCGCGGGATCGTGTTGCTGACGGCAGCGCTGTACGGCGGGTGGCTGTACTACCTGCAGCGCGCACATGTGGTGCGATTGCTTGGGCAGGTGCCGGCGTCACCGGGCACGGTGACGGGCGAGCATGACGCGGCTGCGCTCGCGCCGCGCGAGCGTCGGGTGGACGCCGCGTAG
- a CDS encoding Gfo/Idh/MocA family oxidoreductase, with protein MVAPTSDRARRVRVAVLGAGAWARLAHVPGFKRDTRCEVVAICDPQRGMAESLAAEFGIPDVYSDHREVLAREDIDLVDVCTPSATHFELSWAALEAGKHVLCEKPVAFDFRDTIRAAELARARGLKTKLGFTFRYAPSMRYMKHLIDTGFIGTPFIFNGYEQNSQWLDPMNPLRQVDVNADQSVLQVSSLEGYGAPIIDIGAWAVGADYAHVVGTMRNFIPERMVRATGRVMRMNIDDGDIFIGEFANGALGSIQTSFVTVGNYPGIEARIYGSHGALICRLVEEFGVCETLKAARPDDVEFKEIPVPAEFYPPGGSREESWRTLFYANLVSSFIGEILSDGDENEGSFIEGARVQEVINAVEHSFRERRWVALPLPR; from the coding sequence ATGGTTGCACCAACCTCCGATCGCGCGCGCAGGGTGCGCGTGGCGGTCCTTGGCGCCGGCGCCTGGGCGCGCCTGGCGCATGTTCCAGGCTTCAAGCGCGACACGCGTTGCGAGGTCGTGGCGATCTGCGACCCGCAGCGAGGAATGGCCGAGTCACTGGCCGCCGAGTTCGGGATTCCGGACGTGTACAGCGACCATCGCGAGGTGCTGGCACGCGAGGACATCGACCTGGTCGACGTGTGCACGCCGTCGGCCACGCACTTCGAGCTGTCATGGGCGGCGCTGGAGGCGGGGAAGCACGTGTTGTGCGAGAAGCCGGTGGCGTTCGACTTCCGCGACACGATCCGCGCCGCCGAGCTGGCGAGGGCCAGGGGATTGAAGACGAAGCTTGGCTTCACCTTCCGGTACGCGCCGTCGATGCGGTACATGAAGCACCTCATCGACACCGGCTTCATCGGGACGCCCTTCATCTTCAACGGCTACGAGCAGAACTCGCAGTGGCTCGACCCGATGAACCCGTTGCGCCAGGTGGACGTGAACGCCGACCAGTCGGTGCTGCAGGTGTCGTCGCTCGAGGGGTACGGGGCGCCCATCATCGACATCGGGGCGTGGGCGGTGGGGGCGGACTACGCGCACGTCGTGGGGACGATGCGCAACTTCATCCCCGAGCGGATGGTGCGCGCGACGGGGCGCGTGATGCGCATGAACATCGACGACGGTGACATCTTCATCGGCGAGTTTGCCAACGGCGCGTTAGGCAGCATCCAGACGTCGTTCGTCACCGTCGGCAACTACCCGGGAATCGAGGCGCGCATCTACGGGAGCCATGGGGCACTGATCTGCCGACTGGTGGAGGAGTTCGGCGTGTGCGAAACGCTCAAGGCAGCGCGGCCAGACGACGTGGAGTTCAAGGAGATTCCGGTGCCGGCGGAGTTCTATCCCCCGGGAGGGAGCCGGGAGGAGTCGTGGCGGACGCTGTTCTATGCGAACCTGGTCTCGTCGTTCATTGGCGAGATCCTGTCTGACGGGGACGAGAACGAGGGGAGCTTCATCGAGGGGGCGCGGGTGCAGGAGGTGATCAACGCGGTGGAGCACTCGTTTCGCGAGCGGCGGTGGGTGGCGTTGCCGTTGCCGAGGTAG
- a CDS encoding ABC transporter permease, with the protein MLTVAARRLAQALPLLLVISVLVFALLHAAPGGPLAIYLENPNVRPEDIERLRRSLGLDRPLPVQYVAWLKGFVVGDWGFSFSDGRPVTVRMAERIPATLELIVASLVLALVAAVPAGVLAAARRRSRFDRGVSALSLAGISLPTFWFGLLLQLLFAVSSGWLPSSGRTSILGGGVADRLQHLILPATVLATVHAAVWTRYLRSSMLSVLAQRFILSAHGRGVPDRRVTFVHALRNALLPFVTIMLLDAAIMVSGAVVTESVFAWPGLGGLFTEALARRDYTVLMAFLMVASTAVIVLNLVADLSYRLLDPRVRA; encoded by the coding sequence GTGCTCACCGTCGCTGCCCGACGCCTGGCCCAGGCGCTCCCGCTCCTCCTCGTCATCTCGGTCCTCGTCTTCGCGCTGCTGCACGCGGCGCCTGGTGGACCGCTGGCGATCTACCTGGAGAACCCGAACGTCCGCCCCGAGGACATCGAGCGGCTCCGGCGCTCGTTAGGGCTCGACCGCCCGCTTCCGGTGCAGTACGTCGCGTGGCTCAAGGGATTCGTGGTGGGCGACTGGGGCTTCTCCTTCTCCGACGGGCGTCCGGTGACGGTGCGTATGGCGGAACGCATCCCGGCCACGCTGGAGCTGATCGTGGCCTCGCTGGTACTGGCCCTGGTGGCCGCGGTTCCCGCTGGCGTCCTCGCGGCCGCGCGCCGGAGATCGCGCTTCGATCGTGGCGTGAGCGCGTTGTCGCTGGCGGGGATCTCGCTCCCGACGTTCTGGTTCGGGCTCCTGTTGCAGCTCCTGTTCGCCGTCTCGTCAGGGTGGCTCCCCTCGTCCGGGCGGACGTCGATCCTGGGGGGCGGTGTGGCCGACCGGCTGCAACACCTCATCCTCCCCGCCACCGTGCTGGCCACCGTGCACGCCGCCGTCTGGACGCGCTACCTGCGTTCGTCGATGCTCTCGGTCCTGGCGCAGCGCTTCATCCTCTCGGCGCACGGGCGCGGCGTTCCCGATCGTCGCGTCACCTTCGTGCATGCCCTGCGCAACGCGCTGCTGCCGTTCGTGACGATCATGCTCCTCGACGCGGCGATCATGGTCTCGGGCGCGGTGGTGACGGAGAGCGTCTTTGCCTGGCCCGGGCTGGGCGGGTTGTTCACCGAGGCGCTGGCGCGGCGCGACTACACCGTGCTGATGGCGTTCCTGATGGTCGCGTCGACCGCGGTGATCGTGCTGAATCTCGTGGCCGACCTGAGCTACCGCCTGCTCGACCCACGGGTGCGCGCGTGA
- a CDS encoding B12-binding domain-containing radical SAM protein, which produces MPPTIALIGSEHEENLSLRYLAAAVAADGLRSEICPVNEPGDVERVVREVVALRPLLVGISVPFQMNAPHALALATRLREAGCTAHITVGGHFATFEYGHIMRDYPAIDSVVRHEGEETLRELCRRLQTGAPLAPLEGAVIRSTGDSTGDTSDGIVDGGKRRIPALDTLPFPDRRGPALQVMGINVAPILGSRGCYADCAFCCIYAYAENADGARYRRRSPENIVAEMKEEYDRRGVRLFVFHDDNFFVPSREQNLARYRRLKALIGEAGMTGIALVIKCRPNDVHRDLFELLKSMGLIRTYVGIETNSDEGIVSLNRRITSADNRRALQLFRELDIYHSFNVLIFDPEATMGGIARNLDFMAEFADVPFNFCRAEVYAGTPLKQILEHDARLVGDYFAWGYQMRDARVELLFRISVTAFASRNFKADGVANLNMGIRVDNEMVRHFHPDAWDTAWHERVRDFSRRVGEDSVAAMRTAYDFARTVALDDHAQVKAFTLALSRRVARADLAFLTECKALRREMERRVAAARGATHRVASGDVANALEGGRLPWAAETLRLGALRSSAGLDIATERLPMPLGITTDAARAERGVT; this is translated from the coding sequence GTGCCCCCAACGATCGCCCTCATCGGGAGCGAGCACGAGGAGAACCTGTCGCTCCGCTACCTGGCCGCCGCTGTTGCGGCTGACGGCCTTCGCTCCGAGATATGCCCGGTGAACGAACCGGGCGACGTGGAGCGGGTGGTCCGCGAGGTCGTCGCGCTCCGTCCGTTGCTGGTCGGGATCTCGGTCCCCTTCCAGATGAACGCCCCGCACGCCCTGGCACTCGCCACGCGACTGCGCGAAGCAGGCTGCACGGCGCACATCACCGTCGGCGGGCACTTCGCCACGTTCGAGTACGGCCACATCATGCGCGACTACCCGGCGATCGACTCGGTCGTACGACACGAGGGAGAGGAGACGCTGCGCGAATTGTGCCGTCGGCTGCAAACCGGCGCCCCGCTCGCCCCGCTCGAAGGCGCAGTGATCCGCTCGACGGGCGACTCGACGGGCGACACGTCGGACGGCATCGTGGACGGCGGCAAGCGGCGCATCCCGGCGCTCGACACCCTCCCCTTCCCCGATCGGCGCGGCCCGGCACTGCAGGTGATGGGGATCAACGTCGCCCCGATCCTGGGGAGCCGCGGCTGCTATGCGGACTGCGCCTTCTGCTGCATCTATGCCTACGCGGAGAATGCCGACGGCGCGCGCTATCGCCGCCGCTCGCCGGAGAACATCGTTGCCGAGATGAAGGAAGAGTACGACCGGCGCGGCGTGCGCCTGTTCGTCTTCCACGACGACAACTTCTTCGTCCCCTCGCGCGAGCAGAACCTGGCGCGCTACCGCCGGCTCAAGGCGCTGATCGGCGAGGCGGGGATGACGGGGATCGCCCTCGTCATCAAGTGTCGCCCCAACGACGTGCACCGCGACCTGTTCGAACTCCTCAAGTCGATGGGGCTCATCCGCACCTATGTCGGGATCGAGACCAACTCCGACGAGGGGATCGTCTCGCTCAACCGGCGCATCACGTCGGCCGACAACCGGCGCGCGTTGCAGCTGTTCCGCGAACTCGACATCTATCACTCGTTCAATGTCCTGATCTTCGATCCCGAGGCCACGATGGGCGGGATCGCGCGGAACCTCGACTTCATGGCGGAGTTCGCCGACGTCCCGTTCAACTTCTGCCGCGCCGAAGTCTACGCGGGGACGCCGCTCAAGCAGATCCTCGAGCACGACGCTCGGCTGGTGGGCGACTACTTCGCCTGGGGTTACCAGATGCGCGACGCGCGCGTGGAACTGCTCTTTCGCATCTCGGTGACGGCGTTCGCCTCGCGCAACTTCAAGGCAGACGGCGTGGCCAACCTCAACATGGGGATCCGCGTGGACAACGAGATGGTGCGTCACTTCCATCCCGACGCGTGGGACACCGCGTGGCACGAACGCGTGCGCGACTTCTCGCGCCGCGTGGGGGAAGACTCGGTGGCGGCGATGCGAACGGCGTACGACTTTGCCCGGACGGTCGCACTCGACGACCATGCACAGGTGAAGGCGTTCACCCTGGCACTGAGCCGGCGCGTGGCGCGCGCCGACCTTGCCTTTCTCACGGAGTGCAAGGCGCTTCGCCGCGAGATGGAGCGACGCGTCGCCGCGGCGCGCGGCGCCACGCATCGCGTTGCATCTGGCGACGTGGCCAACGCCCTCGAGGGCGGCAGGCTCCCATGGGCCGCCGAGACGTTGCGCCTGGGTGCCTTGCGGTCCTCGGCAGGGCTGGACATTGCGACCGAGCGGCTCCCGATGCCGCTGGGCATCACCACCGACGCCGCTCGCGCCGAGCGAGGTGTGACATGA
- a CDS encoding peptide ABC transporter substrate-binding protein codes for MKLSSPNRPWRRRSAALALATLAFALAACAREGARGDVVASNDVLIIAYDREPDTLNRFSTHILEDVQTCVVEGLVTTDEKMNVVPLLATEVPTPENGGVVMRPDGGMDVTWKLRPGVTWHDGVPFTSSDVKFTVDAINSPDYNPESTDGFDRITSVDTPDSLTAIVHYKEPYAPYEIQFVRGALPRHVLEGKDIDNATEYNRNPLGTGPYRVTEWKTGEYILLDKVEHYWRGAEYPKIKRILFKFIPNTTTRINQLKSGEAHVAALVPWDKYRELKDVPGLTIHQMMGNSYEHITLNERSVEAFRDVRVRRALIHAIDRELLTQTVLDGLAPVIDGAIQPLSWAYTDSVRKYPFDVTTAKALLDDAGWKDSNGDGIRDNGGKPLAFTLMTQAGFAIRENIAQAVQRQLKDVGVDVKIQLVDGTSISSLWFEGKFDAMLHWWHMPSDPEITLFFASDRTPPAGRNINYIADDSLDTLLYASDRTVAQGPRRALLVAAQQRLAELAPEIPLYNVTRLDAVPAGLRNFKGNPTNTGIFWNVWEWEMASDARR; via the coding sequence GTGAAGCTCTCCTCCCCTAACCGCCCCTGGCGCCGGCGCTCGGCCGCCCTGGCGCTCGCCACGCTCGCCTTCGCCCTCGCCGCGTGCGCCCGTGAGGGCGCTCGGGGGGACGTGGTGGCGTCGAACGACGTCCTCATCATCGCCTACGACCGCGAGCCCGATACGCTCAACCGCTTCAGCACGCACATCCTCGAGGACGTGCAGACCTGCGTGGTGGAAGGGCTGGTGACGACCGATGAGAAGATGAACGTCGTCCCGTTGCTGGCCACCGAGGTGCCAACGCCGGAGAACGGCGGGGTGGTGATGCGTCCGGACGGTGGCATGGACGTGACTTGGAAGCTTCGCCCCGGCGTGACCTGGCACGATGGCGTCCCGTTCACCTCTTCCGACGTGAAGTTCACCGTCGATGCCATCAACTCGCCCGACTACAACCCGGAAAGCACCGATGGCTTCGACCGGATCACGTCGGTGGACACGCCCGACTCGCTCACGGCCATCGTGCACTACAAGGAGCCCTACGCCCCCTACGAGATCCAGTTCGTGCGTGGCGCACTCCCCAGGCACGTGCTGGAAGGGAAGGACATCGACAACGCCACCGAGTACAACCGCAACCCGTTAGGCACGGGTCCGTACCGGGTCACGGAGTGGAAGACGGGCGAGTACATCCTCCTCGACAAGGTCGAACACTACTGGCGCGGCGCGGAGTACCCGAAGATCAAGCGCATCCTCTTCAAGTTCATCCCCAACACCACCACGCGCATCAACCAGCTCAAGAGCGGCGAGGCACACGTGGCCGCCCTGGTGCCGTGGGACAAGTACCGCGAACTCAAGGACGTCCCCGGTCTCACCATTCACCAAATGATGGGCAACTCCTACGAGCACATCACGCTCAACGAGCGCTCGGTGGAGGCGTTCCGTGACGTGCGCGTGCGACGCGCCCTGATCCATGCCATCGACCGCGAACTCCTCACGCAGACGGTGCTCGACGGGCTGGCGCCGGTGATCGACGGCGCGATCCAGCCGCTGTCGTGGGCCTACACCGACAGCGTACGGAAGTACCCGTTCGACGTGACGACGGCCAAGGCGCTCCTGGACGACGCCGGCTGGAAGGACTCGAATGGCGACGGCATCAGGGACAACGGAGGAAAGCCGCTCGCCTTCACGCTGATGACACAGGCAGGGTTCGCGATCCGCGAGAACATCGCCCAGGCGGTGCAGCGTCAGCTCAAGGACGTCGGCGTGGACGTGAAGATCCAGCTGGTGGACGGAACGTCGATCTCCTCGCTCTGGTTCGAGGGAAAGTTCGACGCGATGCTCCACTGGTGGCACATGCCAAGCGATCCTGAGATCACGCTCTTCTTCGCCTCGGACCGCACGCCTCCCGCCGGGCGCAACATCAACTACATCGCCGACGACTCGCTGGACACGCTGCTCTACGCCTCGGACCGCACCGTGGCGCAGGGTCCGCGACGCGCGCTGCTGGTCGCGGCGCAGCAACGCCTGGCCGAGTTGGCGCCCGAGATCCCGTTGTACAACGTGACGCGACTGGATGCCGTCCCCGCGGGGTTGCGGAACTTCAAGGGGAACCCCACCAACACCGGGATCTTCTGGAACGTGTGGGAGTGGGAGATGGCGAGCGACGCCAGACGGTAA